A window from Chryseobacterium vaccae encodes these proteins:
- the glgB gene encoding 1,4-alpha-glucan branching protein GlgB yields the protein MNSVKTYTLFTDHDVYLFKEGRHYKLYDKFGAHSVEKDGIKGVYFSVWAPNAKKVSVIGNFNNWNHKDHILFPRWDGSGIWEGFITGLSWGTLYKYAVETARGEILEKSDPYALSWEQNIQAASLVSTTWYEWDDEQWMENRQKKNNLEAPLSVYEIHLGSWVREGNDPKRFLNYRDIAKKLVPYVKEMGFTHVEFMPVMEYPYDPSWGYQITGFYAATSRFGSPQDLMFLIDELHKNDIGVILDWVPSHFPGDANGLYRFDGSCLYEHEDPRKGFHPDWKSYIFNYGRNEVKSFLISNAMFWLDRYHADGLRVDAVTSMLHLDYSRNEGEWEPNIYGGNVNLEAKAFLQEFNIAVYKEFGDDIITIAEESSDFPMLTKPVHEGGVGFGMKWMMGWMHDTLDYFKEDPANRKYHHHKLTFASMYMYNENYMMPLSHDEVVHGKASLIYKMPGDEWQKFANLRALYVYMYTHPGAKLLFMGDEFGQTGEWNFTRSLDWHLLEYPVHKGLQALVKDLNHLYQKESSLYENQFNKNGFEWVEADDLENSVYVYLRKGKKRDDILMIILNLTPHSIEYRIGVNAGTHWEAVLNSDDEKYGGSGTEAEILSEKYEEWMRFPKSITVKLPPLAGIVLRQHKDKKYKLHRIKYKKD from the coding sequence ATGAACTCTGTTAAAACATATACGCTTTTTACCGATCATGATGTCTATCTTTTCAAAGAAGGAAGACATTATAAGCTGTATGATAAATTCGGGGCGCATTCGGTGGAAAAAGACGGAATAAAAGGAGTTTATTTTTCAGTCTGGGCTCCCAATGCCAAAAAAGTTTCCGTGATCGGGAATTTCAACAACTGGAATCATAAAGATCATATTTTATTCCCGCGCTGGGATGGTTCAGGGATCTGGGAAGGATTTATTACCGGACTTAGCTGGGGGACGTTATATAAATATGCTGTTGAAACGGCAAGAGGTGAAATCCTGGAAAAAAGTGATCCTTATGCATTAAGCTGGGAGCAGAATATTCAGGCAGCATCATTGGTTTCAACGACCTGGTATGAGTGGGATGATGAACAGTGGATGGAAAACCGCCAGAAAAAAAATAATTTAGAGGCTCCATTATCGGTTTATGAAATTCATCTCGGCTCATGGGTCAGAGAAGGGAATGATCCTAAACGGTTTTTAAATTACCGCGATATTGCTAAAAAACTGGTTCCGTATGTAAAGGAAATGGGCTTTACCCATGTAGAATTCATGCCTGTTATGGAATACCCGTATGATCCAAGCTGGGGATATCAGATTACAGGATTTTATGCGGCTACATCACGTTTCGGCTCTCCACAGGATCTGATGTTTCTGATTGATGAGCTTCACAAGAATGATATCGGGGTTATCCTGGATTGGGTTCCTTCTCATTTTCCCGGAGATGCCAATGGTCTTTACCGCTTTGACGGTTCCTGTCTCTATGAGCATGAAGATCCCCGAAAAGGCTTTCATCCCGACTGGAAATCTTATATCTTTAATTACGGCAGAAATGAAGTGAAATCTTTTCTGATTTCCAATGCGATGTTCTGGCTGGACCGCTATCATGCTGACGGGCTCAGGGTAGATGCCGTAACCTCTATGCTTCATCTGGATTATTCAAGAAATGAAGGGGAGTGGGAACCTAATATATACGGCGGAAATGTAAACCTTGAAGCCAAAGCTTTCTTACAGGAATTTAATATCGCAGTTTATAAAGAATTCGGAGATGATATTATCACGATTGCTGAAGAAAGCTCAGATTTCCCTATGTTGACAAAACCCGTTCATGAAGGAGGTGTAGGATTCGGAATGAAATGGATGATGGGCTGGATGCATGATACTCTGGATTATTTCAAAGAAGATCCGGCCAACCGGAAATACCACCACCATAAGCTGACATTTGCCTCCATGTATATGTATAATGAAAATTATATGATGCCTTTGTCCCATGATGAAGTGGTACATGGAAAAGCAAGCCTGATCTATAAAATGCCGGGCGATGAATGGCAGAAATTTGCCAACCTTCGTGCCCTTTATGTATATATGTACACCCATCCGGGGGCCAAACTGCTCTTTATGGGAGATGAATTCGGACAAACGGGGGAATGGAACTTCACACGGAGCCTGGATTGGCATCTGTTGGAATATCCCGTTCATAAGGGACTTCAGGCGCTGGTAAAAGATCTCAATCATTTATATCAAAAGGAGTCATCATTGTACGAAAACCAGTTTAATAAGAACGGTTTTGAATGGGTAGAAGCAGATGACCTCGAAAATTCGGTGTACGTTTATCTCAGAAAAGGAAAAAAGAGAGATGATATTCTGATGATTATCCTCAATCTTACCCCACATAGTATAGAATACAGGATTGGTGTGAATGCAGGGACCCATTGGGAAGCTGTTCTTAATTCGGATGATGAAAAGTATGGCGGAAGCGGTACAGAAGCAGAAATTCTAAGTGAGAAATATGAAGAATGGATGAGATTCCCGAAATCAATAACAGTGAAGCTGCCTCCTTTAGCAGGAATTGTTTTAAGGCAGCATAAAGATAAAAAATACAAGCTGCACAGAATTAAGTATAAAAAAGATTAA
- a CDS encoding alpha/beta hydrolase-fold protein, translating into MKFELYTDETDDRTVYITGNFNNWNPRDPNYQLKQLDPNTYSIEIDSQVLPDTIEYKFTKGGWENVELDQYGNITPNRKIEKSVGEVSDTIEKWRLNWGPFKKEFFPIAEVISEEFYIPQLDRYRKVWALLPYDYYVSGKSYPVLYLQDAQNLFNEGSGYGNWEIDKKLSILAEYGRGDVIIIAIEHGSEDRIKEYIFDNDNIANGSEGKKYIRFITDTLKPFIDENYRTKKDRENTGIGGSSLGALISIYSGFLYPEVYSKLLIFSPSLWVEPNNNFPMMHFRVPFRTKIYLYGGGQEGSKMVKRIHIFEESLKKWEKNNLFDFEFRTSVNPEGTHSEFYWSQEFPRAIEWLFYDNKENPAEVKPQQQSIKN; encoded by the coding sequence ATGAAGTTTGAACTTTATACTGACGAGACCGACGACAGAACGGTATACATTACAGGAAATTTCAACAACTGGAACCCCAGAGACCCAAACTATCAACTCAAACAGCTTGATCCGAATACGTACAGCATAGAGATCGACAGCCAGGTTCTCCCGGATACTATAGAATATAAATTCACGAAAGGAGGCTGGGAAAATGTAGAGCTTGATCAATACGGAAATATTACCCCCAACCGGAAAATTGAAAAATCGGTGGGAGAAGTTTCCGATACTATTGAAAAATGGAGACTCAACTGGGGCCCTTTCAAAAAAGAATTTTTTCCGATTGCTGAAGTGATCTCCGAAGAGTTTTATATTCCGCAGCTTGACCGATACCGTAAAGTATGGGCTCTTCTGCCCTATGATTACTACGTTTCCGGCAAAAGTTATCCTGTTCTTTATCTCCAGGACGCCCAAAACCTATTTAATGAAGGAAGCGGGTACGGAAACTGGGAAATTGACAAAAAGCTATCTATCCTTGCAGAATACGGCCGGGGCGATGTCATCATTATTGCTATTGAACACGGAAGTGAAGACCGCATTAAAGAATACATTTTTGATAACGACAATATAGCCAACGGATCGGAAGGTAAAAAATACATCCGTTTTATTACTGATACCTTAAAGCCTTTTATAGACGAAAACTACCGAACGAAGAAAGACCGTGAGAATACCGGAATAGGCGGCAGCTCTCTGGGTGCCCTGATTAGTATCTACAGCGGATTCCTGTATCCTGAAGTCTATTCTAAGCTGCTGATCTTCTCTCCTTCTCTGTGGGTTGAACCCAACAATAATTTTCCGATGATGCACTTCAGGGTTCCTTTCAGAACAAAGATTTACCTGTATGGAGGTGGACAGGAAGGCTCAAAAATGGTCAAGAGAATCCATATTTTTGAAGAATCCCTGAAAAAATGGGAAAAGAATAATCTGTTCGATTTTGAATTCAGAACCAGTGTGAATCCGGAAGGCACCCACAGTGAATTTTACTGGTCCCAGGAATTCCCAAGAGCCATTGAATGGCTGTTTTACGATAACAAAGAAAATCCTGCTGAGGTAAAACCACAACAGCAAAGCATTAAAAATTAA
- a CDS encoding glycogen synthase: MVIYHLSTECYPVAKVGGLADVVGALPKYQNKIKGIYAKVVMPWYNKPFVYDHEFEIVFDGFIHQGANMLQVQVIREKTDVLGFELYMVKIPGLLDRENPYGYQDESFQFLAFQHGVLHWLTAMEIRPDVLHCHDYHTGLVPFMIEHCPEFEFLKGVKTVGTIHNGEYQGMMSWNMANYMPAFDAYKWGLMDWNGFMNPLASMIKCSSAFTTVSEGYLEELFVSFRGLESLVREEFGKAYGIINGIDTEVWNPETDPMLDFNFNLKNAVAQKKKNKEKLCKEYGLKPELPLFAFIGRFATEKGADLLPDVVWKSIKQSYGALNIMILGSGNTYIENKLKEYDYTYTNFALDLGYKEHLSHKIYASADFLLMPSRVEPCGLNQMYSMRYGTVPVVRYTGGLKDTVEDISTGGAGLNFTYSGVDDVVHAMNRALAVYNQKGAMRNLIHANMSFDFAWEKSAEKYIALYNN; the protein is encoded by the coding sequence ATGGTAATATATCATTTAAGTACAGAATGCTATCCGGTAGCCAAAGTTGGTGGTCTGGCTGATGTTGTGGGAGCACTGCCCAAATATCAGAATAAAATAAAAGGAATCTATGCCAAGGTTGTAATGCCCTGGTATAATAAACCCTTTGTTTATGATCATGAATTTGAGATCGTTTTTGACGGATTTATTCATCAGGGAGCCAATATGCTACAGGTGCAGGTCATAAGAGAAAAAACAGATGTGCTGGGATTTGAGCTGTATATGGTGAAAATTCCAGGATTGCTGGACAGGGAAAATCCTTATGGTTATCAGGATGAAAGTTTCCAGTTTCTGGCTTTTCAGCATGGAGTTCTGCACTGGCTGACTGCGATGGAGATCCGTCCGGATGTTCTGCACTGTCACGACTATCATACAGGGCTGGTTCCATTTATGATCGAGCATTGTCCTGAATTTGAATTCTTAAAAGGTGTGAAAACTGTAGGGACCATACATAATGGCGAATATCAGGGGATGATGAGCTGGAATATGGCGAATTATATGCCGGCTTTTGATGCCTATAAATGGGGACTGATGGACTGGAATGGCTTCATGAATCCTTTAGCAAGCATGATTAAATGTTCCAGTGCTTTTACAACAGTTTCTGAGGGGTATCTTGAAGAGCTTTTTGTCAGTTTCAGAGGCTTGGAAAGTCTGGTGCGTGAAGAATTCGGAAAAGCATATGGAATCATCAACGGAATTGATACGGAAGTATGGAACCCGGAGACAGATCCGATGCTGGATTTTAATTTCAATCTCAAAAATGCAGTCGCCCAAAAGAAAAAGAATAAAGAAAAGCTTTGTAAAGAATATGGGCTGAAACCTGAACTGCCACTGTTTGCCTTTATCGGAAGATTTGCCACAGAAAAAGGAGCAGATCTTTTACCGGATGTGGTCTGGAAAAGCATTAAGCAGAGTTATGGTGCTTTAAATATCATGATCCTGGGTTCAGGAAATACCTATATTGAAAACAAACTTAAAGAATACGACTATACCTATACCAATTTTGCTTTGGATTTGGGATACAAAGAACACCTTTCACACAAGATCTATGCTTCTGCGGACTTTTTATTAATGCCGTCAAGAGTAGAGCCGTGTGGATTAAACCAAATGTATTCCATGAGATATGGAACAGTTCCGGTGGTACGATATACCGGAGGATTGAAAGATACGGTGGAAGATATTTCTACCGGAGGAGCAGGGCTGAATTTCACCTATTCCGGGGTAGATGATGTTGTTCATGCGATGAACAGAGCGCTGGCGGTGTATAACCAGAAAGGGGCAATGCGAAATCTTATTCATGCCAATATGAGTTTTGATTTTGCATGGGAGAAGTCTGCGGAAAAATATATAGCTTTATATAATAACTAA
- a CDS encoding glucose-1-phosphate adenylyltransferase, with protein sequence MKRNVISIVLGGGRGTRLFPLTYSRSKPAVPIAGKYRLVDIPISNCLNSGLNKILVLTQFNSASLNSHIKNSYHFDIFSKGFVDILAAEQNVENESWYQGTADAVRQSMKHLEKYDYDYILILSGDQLYQMDFREMLDFHIDNGGDLTIATIPVIAKDATGFGILKSDDDGNITSFYEKPDYDMLDGLKSEVSEENKHRGKEYLASMGIYIFTKNILKKMFEEGAGDDFGKDIIPSSIGKYKTLSYQYEGYWTDIGTIESFYEANLDLCQDLPQFNLFGSSPIYTRARMLPPSKINGSYVSKAVFGDGCIIMADKIENSVIGNRTRIDKGSTIVNSYVMGADFYQNTTEIVLNDRSGRPNMGIGKYCYIEKAILDKNCYIGDNVKITGGKHIPDGDYGTHSVQDGIVVVKKGAVLPPGTHIG encoded by the coding sequence ATGAAACGAAACGTAATCTCCATAGTTTTAGGAGGAGGCAGAGGAACAAGGCTATTTCCATTAACCTATTCCAGATCAAAACCAGCAGTTCCTATTGCGGGGAAATACAGGCTGGTGGATATTCCTATTTCAAATTGCCTGAACTCCGGATTGAATAAGATCCTGGTATTAACGCAGTTTAATTCAGCATCTTTAAATTCCCATATCAAAAATTCATATCATTTTGACATTTTCAGCAAAGGTTTTGTTGATATTCTGGCTGCGGAACAGAACGTTGAAAATGAAAGCTGGTATCAAGGCACAGCAGATGCCGTACGCCAGTCGATGAAGCATCTTGAAAAGTATGATTATGATTATATTCTGATCCTTTCCGGAGACCAGCTTTACCAGATGGATTTCCGTGAAATGCTGGACTTTCATATCGATAACGGAGGTGATCTGACGATTGCAACTATTCCTGTAATTGCCAAAGACGCCACAGGTTTCGGAATCCTGAAATCAGACGATGACGGCAATATCACTTCCTTCTATGAAAAACCAGATTATGATATGCTGGATGGTCTAAAATCTGAGGTTTCAGAAGAAAATAAACATAGAGGAAAAGAATATCTGGCTTCAATGGGTATTTATATTTTCACCAAGAATATTCTGAAAAAAATGTTTGAAGAGGGAGCAGGTGATGATTTCGGAAAAGATATTATTCCAAGCTCTATCGGAAAATATAAAACTTTGAGTTATCAGTATGAAGGCTACTGGACGGATATAGGAACAATTGAGTCTTTCTATGAAGCCAATCTGGACCTGTGTCAGGATCTTCCGCAGTTCAATCTTTTCGGTTCATCGCCTATTTATACCAGAGCGAGAATGCTTCCGCCGTCCAAAATCAACGGTTCTTATGTAAGCAAGGCTGTTTTTGGAGACGGATGCATTATTATGGCAGATAAAATCGAAAATTCCGTGATCGGAAACAGAACAAGAATAGATAAAGGAAGTACTATCGTAAATTCTTACGTGATGGGAGCGGATTTCTATCAGAATACCACAGAAATTGTATTGAATGACAGAAGCGGCCGTCCAAATATGGGAATCGGAAAATACTGCTATATTGAAAAAGCTATTCTGGATAAAAACTGTTACATTGGAGACAATGTAAAAATTACTGGTGGAAAACATATCCCGGACGGAGACTACGGAACTCATTCCGTTCAGGATGGTATCGTAGTTGTGAAGAAAGGAGCGGTACTTCCGCCGGGAACTCACATTGGATAG